The Sulfitobacter sp. S223 genome has a window encoding:
- the ubiE gene encoding bifunctional demethylmenaquinone methyltransferase/2-methoxy-6-polyprenyl-1,4-benzoquinol methylase UbiE, with protein MTDKTTHFGAQTIREDEKAGKVRSLFTDVANKYDIMNDVMSMGIHRIWKEAMMDWLAPRPGQKLLDVAGGTGDVSFKFLNRAGHGHATVCDLTEGMLIEGRKRAEAEAMQDSLDWVVGDAMDLPFEDNTFDVYTISFGIRNVTRPQVALNEAYRVLRPGGRLMVLEFSQLPNPMMQKAYDLYSFNVIPRMGQMIANDRDSYQYLVESIRNFPDQDTFLGMVREAGFGNAKYRNLTMGIAALHSGWKI; from the coding sequence ATGACCGACAAGACCACCCATTTCGGCGCCCAAACCATCCGAGAGGACGAGAAAGCGGGCAAGGTCCGCAGTCTCTTTACGGACGTCGCCAACAAATACGACATCATGAATGACGTCATGAGCATGGGCATCCACCGCATCTGGAAAGAAGCGATGATGGACTGGCTGGCCCCACGTCCCGGCCAAAAGCTGTTGGATGTGGCTGGTGGTACAGGGGATGTGTCTTTCAAGTTTCTCAACCGCGCAGGGCATGGTCATGCCACGGTTTGTGACTTGACCGAAGGTATGTTGATCGAAGGCCGCAAACGCGCCGAAGCCGAAGCAATGCAAGACAGTCTGGATTGGGTCGTCGGTGATGCGATGGACCTGCCCTTTGAGGACAACACATTCGACGTTTATACCATTTCCTTTGGCATTCGGAACGTGACGCGACCCCAGGTAGCCCTGAACGAAGCTTACCGTGTGCTCAGGCCAGGTGGCCGATTGATGGTGCTGGAGTTTTCACAACTGCCGAACCCCATGATGCAAAAAGCTTACGATCTTTATAGTTTCAATGTCATCCCGCGCATGGGGCAGATGATCGCAAATGACCGCGACAGCTATCAGTACCTCGTCGAATCAATCCGCAATTTTCCCGATCAGGACACCTTCCTTGGTATGGTGCGTGAAGCAGGTTTTGGGAATGCGAAGTACCGGAACCTGACCATGGGCATCGCTGCGCTTCACTCAGGTTGGAAAATCTAA